caggaaaagctTCAATAATAGATTTGTTTTGGCTTCTAAGCATTATTAAACATTAAGCTGCTTTGCTGCCAGGGCGGGGGGGGTACAGATGTGTTTATCTTAGACGTCACCAGATCCTTTATTTGGGAGCCGACCTGCGCCGATGTTTCAGATGGAGCAGGTTGTCCAGGCGGATGCGGCGTGGGCCCAGCAGGACGTGATAACGCTGCCTCACTCTTGTGCTTCTGTTGTCAGGAACAACGTGCTTCCTCACATCATTGAGGCCAAATATCTGGACATCATGGATGCCCAACACATGTAGCCGCACACGGAGACGAGTCCTGGATCCACACGGAAACAGACGCtcacaatctaaaaaaaaaaaaagagagagaaagagaaagagaaaaagtggAGGTTAAAAAACACCCGACATATTTTTCAATGCAAAACTGTTTGGACACGAAGACGGAGGCAGGAGCTGCGGACCGTTTTAATTTTTGTATCCGCTGAGAACACTCTCACAGGTGAAGCACTGGAAACGTGACGAAGATAACAGAACCTCTCTGGGGGAACGTTCTACTGGGAAACTAACAGAAGTACGACTGGAACGTCCCAGAACTCCCTGTGTGACCTCTGTTTGACCCCGAGCTGCGCCACATCCCTCCATACTCCGTGTTACTGGTTCTCCCAGTCCAGTCATCAGTGAGTTCTGCTGAGGCCGGGTCGGGCCTGCGGAGGAGCAGCACCGCCTCAACCACAACTCCTTTGCGTGTTTGCGTCCATGTAAATACGCAGATTTCAGTAACGTCATCTTTTACTTGTCGTCATAGAGTGTTAAAACCTCACTGCACCTTTTAACTGCTATCCGTCCCCTCTCCACGTTCACAAGCATCACTTTAGTGTCAGtgtttgtcagtgtgtgtgtgtgtgtgtgtgtgtgtgtgcgcgtgcaaaACTTAGCGTTTAAATTTAAAGTTAACATTCTCTTTTCCTGCGGCCAAATTCTcaacaaagcaaaaataaatgaataaatagtaAAATTATTTTTGTGGTGCTGCCATCTGAGACTTGATAGTTCAGATTAAAGGTTGTGTGTGAGATGTTTAATAATCTATAAAAGATGACCAATAgtgagatatatatatatatataccccccccccccccccacgggtTTCTACCGTAGCCCAGGACAGACAAACTTCACAAGTATCAAATTGTAGCCTGGTGCTGACTCGtcaaaggggcggggcttcggcGACATCCCGTTTCTGACCACTAGGTGTCGCCAAAGCCCACACAAGTTATACCAGCCTAAATTTACACGCAGATGTTGCACGTGATCAGCAACGTGAACGCTGGCGTTGAGTATTAACGATTCTTGGGTGACGTCACGTGACGCAACCGTGGTGCATTTGGCTGCAGATCTGTGTGTTGGGAATTCCTGGTTTTCCATTCCTGGGTGAATTTTCCCGGTGTTTACGTCCCGGAGAGAACGACACATTCCGCAGTTGTAGATTTTATGTAAAGACTTAGAACGACAGCACAAGCTAAAACATCCTGTCATATCTTTATAAATATATTAGAATATATATATTGGCAATATAGAAATGTATTTTAGTTGAAATCCagacaaaatatttatttatggagACGGCTGTTGATGAGATTTTGTTGTGGTGTTTCTCCCCCAAACCGGGAGCGAATTCTCTGTTTTGTTCCACCTTCCggtcttgtttttctcttttgaagTGGATTTTTCCTACATTTCGGCCTGTGTTTACACATCCGAGTCCAGCTCCATGTCAAAGACCCACACGGTTCTGGTGCGTTGAGTCCAGCAGGTCAAGGAGGAATAGTGAAGCAAACCTGGGCTTTGGGTTCAAAGATTCCGCTTCTTCCCTGTGTGAAAAAGTTTTAGAATGATCCGATCTTCTTTTCTATTTAGATGTTCTGATTAGCTCATGCTTGCAGGCGTTGTCACGTGAAAATCCAGATGTCTGCAGAGATTCTTGTTACCTTCAGTCCAAAAAAGGCCGTTTCCAGCATGACTCGCGTGGGGTTTTGATAGAATACCAACGGCGGCGTATCCCACACAGAACTACTAGTTCCTTTTCAATAAACTGAATGCAATGCTCAATATTCAGCAATACTGCGCGTGAAAACGGCTTCTAAAAGGCTGCTCTGTGCCGCCTGGCGGCGCCGCCCGGCCAGGACGGGGACgctgacgccccccccccggtgtAATGGCAGCTCCCTCATGCTCTTCGgtttcagctttgttttccaGACGTTCATCCAGACGTCACAGCGAGGCGGCGAGGCATGGAAGCTGCAATGGCGGGCAGCTGTGAGGTCATGTGTACAGTTTTCAATGCCAACTTTAGTTTGTGTCAACATTCCATTAGAATCCACCCCGAGCTGGATCCACTTTGGGCTGCAGAGCTTCAGCCGCTCCTCTATGaccgtgttgttgttgttcctcaGTATCTCCTCTACTGGCCACCTGAGCTGGGCATAGCAGCAACGTTCAGTTCCTCTGAGATGAACATTTAATGGAGAATGAAAGACCACATTCCGccctctcccacctccttcccAGTTGCATTGGTTTCAGACTGCGTACTGTGGTGTTTTGggttctattttcttttctttttcctgattTCATACCTATAGCCGACTTTTTCTATTCATGAATGTAAGACGTGTGGGGTTTTATATAGCATACTAATTTAGGTGTCAAACAGAAACTGTAATTTTTGTCTAAAAGATCAGCTATATTTGTAAGCTGTAATAtgtaaaaatgaggaaaaaatggTTATCAATCAGAATGTGTTGGTTTACTaaagtatatatacagtatactgtacACTGAAAAAGAGAGACTATCTCAGCTGTTTGCCAAATAAAAAGTAGTAGTgatgtaatgtgtgtttgtgtgtctgcgtggTTGTGTTACACACTAGAATTGTGGTTGTTTAGTATTGAAATGTGCACTTTTACGTGTAATGCTACGTTTGACCGCTGGGGGGCAGCCGTAGACCATCTGGTGACCAAGACAACTAATAAtccaaatgggttttttttattgatttagaAATTTTGGAGTGAAGAACTTGATTGATAATTGCACACATTCCATCCATGTGGGATTGACAACTTAGGGTAACATTTAAACCTGTGACTACGAGGATAAACCGACACTGCGGATGGCGCCACCCACTGGACAGCCTCATCAGTCACTAAGTCTCTACGTAAACGTTGAAAAAACATATTATGGCTTGAGTTGCTTTTTACATGATCAAATCCACAGAATTTATTTACTACTACAACAGGGGCTGCGCGTTCATGCACTTTCATCTTCAGTGTTGCGCTGCATCTGCGCAAGAACCGAAGGAAGAGTGGCAGGGTATGATCAACACCGTCATTGCTGCGCTGCATCTACGCAGGAACACAGGCGGCCACTGCCAAACGACGTCACTGCTGCGCTGCATTTGCGCAGGAACACTGCTAAACGACGTCACTGCTGCGCTGCGCAGGAACACACGCCTTTGAGCAAACAGCGGTCAGGTTTTTAACCGAACACCGTCCCTGCTGACTCACAGTGCGGAGGGAGTTCCTGCGGCAGGTTTGGGGGCCGGGTCATGAGATCTCAGGGGTGGATCTCTCTGTGCAGATCTCTCTGGTCCACATCCCGGAGGCAGGCTGCGGTTGTGTGCGGCTCCAAAAACGCGCGTCTCGCCAGTCGGTCCGGTCCGATCATGGCGGAGGAGGCCAAGAAACTGGCCGCTTACGCCGCCGTGGACAACCACGTCCAGGTACCGAGTTTTCATCTCATCGCTGCCGTTTTCCAACATTTCTGATAgaataaaaggtgtttttagcTCGGACGCCACATGGTAGCAGAGTTAGCCAACTTGGTATAAATTCTAAGCAACGTGGTTTCAGGCTGTTAGATAATATTAGATAATCAGTTATCTAATTATTCCCTTGGAGAAGGTTTATCTCTGTTCTGCATGTTAGTCCGAGGATTTTGGTTAGCTAACGTGGACCCTTCTGACAAAGAATAATCATTTTAGCAACTTGCTAAAAGAtaacaaataaaatacaaatacaaattattttatctacaaataaaataaaatatctcgTATTAGCAAAAGAATCCTGTAGAAATGTAACCACAGTAGAAGTGCTGGTGACTAATGGTCATATTTGCTTAGTTCATCTTAGCATTATTTTAATTAGTTTCGACGTGTTCTAAAATCAATATTTGCTTGCGGAATTTTTattaggattttatttttgcagggcttaattttatccaaacctTGTTTCCGTTCAAATGTTCTGCGTCTTCCCCCAGAACAACCAGGCGGTCGGAGTGGGCAGCGGCTCCACCATCGTCTACGCTGTGGACAGATTAGGTGAGGGGGTCAAAGTCTCTGCTCGGTGGTGACACGTCCATGTTCACACGCACGGcaggtttcagtgtgtgtgtgtgtgtgtgtgtgtgtgtgtgtgttgatgcagCCGAGCGCGTTCGTCAGGAGAAGCTCAACATCGTGTGCGTCCCCACCTCCTTCCAGGTCAGACCTCAACATGACTAAAGTCCATCCTGTTGCTCAAAGAATGTAGCAACGGTTCTGATGGCGAGCTTCTGCTTGTCTGTTGTCGCCCTgatgccccgccccccccctcatcaCCCCCATCGCCctcgccccgcccccccccaggctcGCCAGCTGATCCTGCAGCACGGCCTCTCGCTGTCGGACCTGGACAGGCACCCGGAGCTGGACGTGGCCATCGATGGAGCGGACGAGGTGGACGCCCGTCTCACGCTGATCAAAGGTGGCGGGtgagctcacttcctgtctgggggggggggtcagtaaCATGTGGAGGAGCGTCTGTGCTCACCCGTCTCTCCTCGTGCTGCAGCGGCTGCCTGACGCAGGAGAAGATCGTCGCCGGCTGTGCGAAACACTTCGTCGTCATCGCCGACTACAggtcctttgacctttgacccgtggCTTTGTTCTTTCCGATGTTTCTGACGGACGACTCCTCCCCACGTTCAGGAAAGACTCGAAGGCTCTGGGTCAGCAGTGGAAGAAGGGCGTCCCCATCGAGGTCATCCCCATGGCGCACGTCCCCGTCGGCAGGACCATCGTCAGACGCTTCGGGGGCGTGGCCAACCTGCGCATGGCCGTCAGTAAAGCGGTAAGTGGGGGGgctgtggtggtgatggggggggctcAGAGACCAGGTGGAGGTGTTTATTGAGCGGTGGTCTGCTGCTCCCAGGGCCCCGTGGTCACCGACAACTGCAACTTCATCCTGGACTGGAAGTTCGACGGCGCTCGGGACTGGACGGAGGTGAACACGGCCATCAAGATGATCCCAGGTGAGAAACTCCTCTGATTGGCCGAGACCTCGTGAGCGCGCGGCGTCCCCCGGTGGGACACTCACCCTTCGTCCGTCCTCAGGCGTCGTGGAAACGGGACTGTTCGTCGGCATGGCTGACCGAGCGTATTTCGGGATGGAGGACGGGAGCGTGCAGGTCCGGGATCCAACGGTGGAGTGAGGAGCGTGAtgctcccttcccctcctcctcctccttctcctcctcctccttctccttctcctcctctcctcctcctccttctcctcctcctccttctcctcctcctcctcctcctcctccttggtttCAAAGTGCCTGATTGGTGAGCTGAAGTGGCCGctgtggtgcgttcaggagcGTCTGGTGCGTTCAGGAGCGTCTGGTGCGTTCAGGAGCGTCTGGTGCGTTCAGGAGCCTCTGGTGCGTTCAGGAGCGTCTGGTGCGTTCAGGAGCGTCTGGTGCGTTCAGGAGCGTCTggagatgaagctgctgctgccttcactCATCTTGTGCCTGTTTTCACCCTCTTTAATCTCAGTTTAACTGAGGCAGCTCGACTCTGAAGCAGCTTTCGTCTCGTTAGATTTTCATCATTTACTCGTTTATTCACTTTATTTTGGAGCCACTTTTACGTCACTGTGCGTTTCTATTGAAACATTTTGTTCTGGAAAGCAGCTTTTCATTTTGAAGCCTTATTGTCAGACATTTTGCTCGTCTTAGAAGCTGAAGATAATGTGATAACGCTGATATATTCTGGGATGGCGGATGTGTCTAAACTGACGTCTCTGGCCATCATTTGTGTTTCTTAATGACCAAATAACTCATGATTGATGttataaatgaatgttttctttgtcaaccAATACAGAACCAAActaatgtgtttgtgtctcattTCAGCTTAAATTTTATGATTAACTCTGCCGAGGAGGTCATATGACCACCGGTGGTTCTTGCTGGGACTTTTAGCAAAACAGCTTTTAAGGGAATTTTAAGGAAAAGTGCTGGATAaatgttgctgatgttgctgatTCCAGAGGGACGTTGACCTTTGGTCATGAAGCATCCTGCTGTTGTGTAACCCCGTTGCTAAGGACGACGGGCAGCAGACACCTTTGTtcctgctgagtgtgtgtg
Above is a genomic segment from Takifugu rubripes chromosome 2, fTakRub1.2, whole genome shotgun sequence containing:
- the rpia gene encoding ribose-5-phosphate isomerase; the encoded protein is MRSQGWISLCRSLWSTSRRQAAVVCGSKNARLASRSGPIMAEEAKKLAAYAAVDNHVQNNQAVGVGSGSTIVYAVDRLAERVRQEKLNIVCVPTSFQARQLILQHGLSLSDLDRHPELDVAIDGADEVDARLTLIKGGGGCLTQEKIVAGCAKHFVVIADYRKDSKALGQQWKKGVPIEVIPMAHVPVGRTIVRRFGGVANLRMAVSKAGPVVTDNCNFILDWKFDGARDWTEVNTAIKMIPGVVETGLFVGMADRAYFGMEDGSVQVRDPTVE